In the genome of Neofelis nebulosa isolate mNeoNeb1 chromosome 8, mNeoNeb1.pri, whole genome shotgun sequence, one region contains:
- the GARIN6 gene encoding Golgi-associated RAB2 interactor protein 6 produces the protein MNSQFKLPHYTAQSSPAMGMFNTSMGKLQQQLYKGEYSIFKYAPMFESDFIQVSKKGEVIDVHNRARMVTVGIVRTSPHLTLPDVMLLARPAAMCDDYNRYGPATPETRYKPTQILELTRLLPLKFVTISIHNGKKQQLHLKLATGRSFYLQLCPPSNTRDLFVHWENLVYILRPPVEAYSGSQAIPVGNTLDITGFEEKNKSPGANVIHVYGRDQDQVGIKSLHMNPTVFETTYHGYAGEE, from the exons ATGAACAGCCAATTTAAGTTACCACATTACACAGCCCAAAGCAGCCCTGCGATGGGTATGTTTAATACCTCCATGGGGAAACTGCAGCAACAACTGTACAAGGGAGAGTATAGTATATTCAAGTATGCACCAATGTTTGAGAGTGACTTTATACAGGTCAGCAAAAAAGGAGAAGTGATTGATGTGCACAACCGTGCCCGAATGGTAACTGTGGGCATCGTTCGCACCAGCCCCCACCTCACACTACCTGATGTCATGCTGCTGGCCCGACCAGCTGCTATGTGTGATGACTATAACAGATATGGCCCTGCCACCCCGGAAACACGTTACAAGCCTACACAGATCTTAGAGCTAACCAGGCTGCTTCCCTTGAAGTTTGTAACGATATCCATCCATAATGGTAAAAAGCAACAGCTCCACCTGAAGCTTGCCACTGGCCGCTCTTTTTACCTTCAGCTGTGTCCCCCTTCCAACACAAGAGATCTTTTTGTCCACTGGGAAAACCTCGTTTACATTCTGAGACCACCAGTAGAGGCTTACAGTGGTTCCCAGGCCATCCCAGTTGGGAACACACTGGACATAACTGGGTTTGAAGAGAAGAACAAGAGCCCAGGG GCAAATGTCATTCATGTCTATGGAAGGGATCAAGATCAAGTTGGCATCAAGAGTCTTCACATGAACCCTACAGTGTTTGAGACCACCTATCATGGTTATGCTGGGGAGGAATGA